From Haemorhous mexicanus isolate bHaeMex1 chromosome 2, bHaeMex1.pri, whole genome shotgun sequence, the proteins below share one genomic window:
- the TCEANC gene encoding transcription elongation factor A N-terminal and central domain-containing protein isoform X1 has protein sequence MAAEQEAGGRRHVGPRCGGLKMSDLKDIVHRTHCIETLLSENNLQDIEDHLKELADVDMTVEYLQRTEVTKAVYRVLKSCPSGELKKKAKQLLSRWKTLYKNNCAQSMQVKKSVSVYVKEEIEHLSVVPREQLLSEGPCQQEALDGTSSNTLVPSQTLKNVVHNNAEVSINQHSSFEEQHTVHEDSKSVVSEASLQQDLMRALRCKCVDLLFKALIGSTKDEEETVKWLELAKEIEEHIFALHAKNDKKYKNCIRSKISNLKNPKSCHLKHNLFSGTLSPKAFAEMTVMEMASDELKQLRALYTKSSVQEHQLPQVINGTQTNKIKCRRCEKFDCTVTMIARGTHFLPAWVRNTNPDEQMLTYVICNECGEQWYHSRWICL, from the exons ATGGCGGCGGAGCAGGAAGCGGGCGGGCGGCGCCATGTCGGGCCCCGCTGCGGAG gTTTAAAAATGTCTGATCTGAAAGATATTGTACACAGAACCCATTGTATTGAAACTCTGCTGTCTGAGAACAATTTACAAGATATTGAGGATCATCTTAAAGAACTTGCAGATGTTGATATGACTGTAGAATATCTTCAGAGGACAGAAGTTACCAAGGCTGTATATAGAGTACTCAAGAGCTGCCCTTCAGGAGAgttgaaaaagaaagcaaagcagttATTGTCAAGGTGGAAAACACTTTACAAGAATAACTGTGCTCAGTCAATGCAAGTTAAAAAGTCAGTTTCTGTGTATGTGAAAGAAGAAATTGAGCATCTCAGTGTAGTTCCTAGAGAGCAGTTGCTGTCTGAAGGACCATGTCAGCAGGAGGCATTAGATGGTACTAGCTCCAACACTTTGGTCCCAtcacaaactttaaaaaatgtggtACATAACAATGCAGAAGTCAGTATTAATCAGCATTCTTCTTTTGAGGAGCAACACACTGTTCATGAAGATTCTAAATCTGTTGTTAGCGAAGCAAGCCTGCAGCAGGACCTGATGAGAGCTCTGAGGTGTAAATGTGTGGATCTTCTTTTCAAAGCTTTGATTGGTTCTAccaaagatgaagaagaaactgtTAAATGGCTAGAGTTAGCTAAAGAAATTGAAGAACATATTTTTGCTCTTCATGCTAAAAATgataaaaagtataaaaattgCATCAGAAGTAAAATCTCTAACCTTAAGAACCCTAAAAGTTGCCACTTAAAGCATAACCTTTTTTCGGGAACTTTGAGCCCAAAGGCGTTTGCTGAGATGACAGTGATGGAAATGGCCAGTGATGAACTGaagcagctcagggctctgtACACAAAATCATCTGTTCAGGAACATCAGCTTCCACAGGTGATTAATGGCACacagacaaacaaaataaagtgCAGACGCTGTGAAAAATTTGATTGCACTGTCACTATGATTGCCAGAGGAACTCACTTTCTTCCAGCTTGGGTGCGAAACACAAATCCAGATGAACAAATGTTGACATACGTTATTTGTAATGAATGTGGAGAACAGTGGTATCACAGCAGATGGATTTGTTTGTAA
- the TCEANC gene encoding transcription elongation factor A N-terminal and central domain-containing protein isoform X2, producing MMNVKGLKMSDLKDIVHRTHCIETLLSENNLQDIEDHLKELADVDMTVEYLQRTEVTKAVYRVLKSCPSGELKKKAKQLLSRWKTLYKNNCAQSMQVKKSVSVYVKEEIEHLSVVPREQLLSEGPCQQEALDGTSSNTLVPSQTLKNVVHNNAEVSINQHSSFEEQHTVHEDSKSVVSEASLQQDLMRALRCKCVDLLFKALIGSTKDEEETVKWLELAKEIEEHIFALHAKNDKKYKNCIRSKISNLKNPKSCHLKHNLFSGTLSPKAFAEMTVMEMASDELKQLRALYTKSSVQEHQLPQVINGTQTNKIKCRRCEKFDCTVTMIARGTHFLPAWVRNTNPDEQMLTYVICNECGEQWYHSRWICL from the exons ATGATGAACGTGAAAG gTTTAAAAATGTCTGATCTGAAAGATATTGTACACAGAACCCATTGTATTGAAACTCTGCTGTCTGAGAACAATTTACAAGATATTGAGGATCATCTTAAAGAACTTGCAGATGTTGATATGACTGTAGAATATCTTCAGAGGACAGAAGTTACCAAGGCTGTATATAGAGTACTCAAGAGCTGCCCTTCAGGAGAgttgaaaaagaaagcaaagcagttATTGTCAAGGTGGAAAACACTTTACAAGAATAACTGTGCTCAGTCAATGCAAGTTAAAAAGTCAGTTTCTGTGTATGTGAAAGAAGAAATTGAGCATCTCAGTGTAGTTCCTAGAGAGCAGTTGCTGTCTGAAGGACCATGTCAGCAGGAGGCATTAGATGGTACTAGCTCCAACACTTTGGTCCCAtcacaaactttaaaaaatgtggtACATAACAATGCAGAAGTCAGTATTAATCAGCATTCTTCTTTTGAGGAGCAACACACTGTTCATGAAGATTCTAAATCTGTTGTTAGCGAAGCAAGCCTGCAGCAGGACCTGATGAGAGCTCTGAGGTGTAAATGTGTGGATCTTCTTTTCAAAGCTTTGATTGGTTCTAccaaagatgaagaagaaactgtTAAATGGCTAGAGTTAGCTAAAGAAATTGAAGAACATATTTTTGCTCTTCATGCTAAAAATgataaaaagtataaaaattgCATCAGAAGTAAAATCTCTAACCTTAAGAACCCTAAAAGTTGCCACTTAAAGCATAACCTTTTTTCGGGAACTTTGAGCCCAAAGGCGTTTGCTGAGATGACAGTGATGGAAATGGCCAGTGATGAACTGaagcagctcagggctctgtACACAAAATCATCTGTTCAGGAACATCAGCTTCCACAGGTGATTAATGGCACacagacaaacaaaataaagtgCAGACGCTGTGAAAAATTTGATTGCACTGTCACTATGATTGCCAGAGGAACTCACTTTCTTCCAGCTTGGGTGCGAAACACAAATCCAGATGAACAAATGTTGACATACGTTATTTGTAATGAATGTGGAGAACAGTGGTATCACAGCAGATGGATTTGTTTGTAA
- the TCEANC gene encoding transcription elongation factor A N-terminal and central domain-containing protein isoform X3, translating into MSDLKDIVHRTHCIETLLSENNLQDIEDHLKELADVDMTVEYLQRTEVTKAVYRVLKSCPSGELKKKAKQLLSRWKTLYKNNCAQSMQVKKSVSVYVKEEIEHLSVVPREQLLSEGPCQQEALDGTSSNTLVPSQTLKNVVHNNAEVSINQHSSFEEQHTVHEDSKSVVSEASLQQDLMRALRCKCVDLLFKALIGSTKDEEETVKWLELAKEIEEHIFALHAKNDKKYKNCIRSKISNLKNPKSCHLKHNLFSGTLSPKAFAEMTVMEMASDELKQLRALYTKSSVQEHQLPQVINGTQTNKIKCRRCEKFDCTVTMIARGTHFLPAWVRNTNPDEQMLTYVICNECGEQWYHSRWICL; encoded by the coding sequence ATGTCTGATCTGAAAGATATTGTACACAGAACCCATTGTATTGAAACTCTGCTGTCTGAGAACAATTTACAAGATATTGAGGATCATCTTAAAGAACTTGCAGATGTTGATATGACTGTAGAATATCTTCAGAGGACAGAAGTTACCAAGGCTGTATATAGAGTACTCAAGAGCTGCCCTTCAGGAGAgttgaaaaagaaagcaaagcagttATTGTCAAGGTGGAAAACACTTTACAAGAATAACTGTGCTCAGTCAATGCAAGTTAAAAAGTCAGTTTCTGTGTATGTGAAAGAAGAAATTGAGCATCTCAGTGTAGTTCCTAGAGAGCAGTTGCTGTCTGAAGGACCATGTCAGCAGGAGGCATTAGATGGTACTAGCTCCAACACTTTGGTCCCAtcacaaactttaaaaaatgtggtACATAACAATGCAGAAGTCAGTATTAATCAGCATTCTTCTTTTGAGGAGCAACACACTGTTCATGAAGATTCTAAATCTGTTGTTAGCGAAGCAAGCCTGCAGCAGGACCTGATGAGAGCTCTGAGGTGTAAATGTGTGGATCTTCTTTTCAAAGCTTTGATTGGTTCTAccaaagatgaagaagaaactgtTAAATGGCTAGAGTTAGCTAAAGAAATTGAAGAACATATTTTTGCTCTTCATGCTAAAAATgataaaaagtataaaaattgCATCAGAAGTAAAATCTCTAACCTTAAGAACCCTAAAAGTTGCCACTTAAAGCATAACCTTTTTTCGGGAACTTTGAGCCCAAAGGCGTTTGCTGAGATGACAGTGATGGAAATGGCCAGTGATGAACTGaagcagctcagggctctgtACACAAAATCATCTGTTCAGGAACATCAGCTTCCACAGGTGATTAATGGCACacagacaaacaaaataaagtgCAGACGCTGTGAAAAATTTGATTGCACTGTCACTATGATTGCCAGAGGAACTCACTTTCTTCCAGCTTGGGTGCGAAACACAAATCCAGATGAACAAATGTTGACATACGTTATTTGTAATGAATGTGGAGAACAGTGGTATCACAGCAGATGGATTTGTTTGTAA